One window of the Labilibaculum sp. genome contains the following:
- a CDS encoding ferredoxin gives MKKPEFHILVCNSFRIAGEAQGYCNKNGSVDMVQYLMEECADRGIDATVSTTGCLNVCSQGPVMVVHPNNLWYGGVTPDRIDEILDALEEGEAVTEYLIAE, from the coding sequence ATGAAGAAACCTGAATTTCACATTTTAGTTTGCAATTCATTTCGAATTGCAGGAGAAGCGCAAGGATATTGCAATAAAAACGGATCAGTAGACATGGTTCAATATCTTATGGAAGAATGTGCAGACAGAGGTATAGACGCGACAGTTTCAACCACCGGCTGCCTAAATGTTTGCTCACAAGGTCCGGTAATGGTAGTTCATCCAAACAACCTATGGTATGGAGGCGTAACACCGGATCGAATTGATGAAATTCTGGATGCTTTGGAAGAAGGCGAAGCTGTTACCGAATATTTAATTGCCGAATAG
- the tsaA gene encoding tRNA (N6-threonylcarbamoyladenosine(37)-N6)-methyltransferase TrmO: MSEIKFETIGTIRTSYKTLENMPIQPMGAKGVKASVELKSEFVDGLKDLEEFSHITLLYHLHKVTDYKLRVIPFMDTEEHGVFATRSPRRPNAIGISTVKLISIDGNILHVEDADVLDGTPLLDIKPFFGQFDNRENIKSGWLDRKWDEKHKTLKSDERFKTSMD; encoded by the coding sequence ATGTCAGAAATTAAATTTGAAACCATAGGAACTATCCGAACTTCATATAAAACCCTTGAAAACATGCCGATACAGCCAATGGGAGCGAAGGGGGTGAAGGCCAGTGTTGAATTAAAATCTGAATTTGTTGATGGATTAAAAGATTTGGAGGAGTTTTCTCATATTACTTTGCTTTACCATTTGCATAAAGTAACAGATTACAAATTAAGAGTAATCCCCTTTATGGATACAGAAGAGCATGGTGTTTTTGCAACCCGTTCGCCTCGCAGACCAAATGCAATTGGTATTTCAACGGTAAAATTGATAAGTATAGATGGGAATATTCTTCATGTTGAGGATGCGGATGTTTTGGATGGCACACCTTTGTTGGATATTAAACCATTTTTTGGACAGTTTGATAATCGCGAAAATATAAAATCCGGTTGGTTAGATCGGAAATGGGATGAAAAGCACAAAACATTGAAATCTGATGAACGTTTTAAAACATCAATGGACTAG
- the aspA gene encoding aspartate ammonia-lyase — MIMITRREHDLIGYKDVPKDAYYGIQTLRAIENFNICGVKLSSYPKFIKALTMVKWAAAKANNELGLLSSELTDAITKSCEELIDGKFHDQFPVDMIQGGAGTSTNMNVNEVIANRALEKLGYDKGEYDYCHPNNHVNLSQSTNDAYPTGIKIGLILMNEDLIESLKKLIASFRAKGVEFNDVLKMGRTQLQDAVPMTLGQEFEAWAANLEEEIERLNQNAKLFLEVNMGATAIGTGINSEPEYSGKCVSQLCEISGLNIVLAGNLIEATPDTGSYVMYSSAVKRLAIKLSKICNDLRLLSSGPRCGFNEINLPKMQPGSSIMPGKVNPVIPEVVNQVAYKVIGNDLTVTFAAEAGQLQLNVMEPVIVRSLFESMEMLINGMDTLKERCIDGITANVEHCKEMVLNSIGIVTAVNPTLGYEASSRIAKRALSENRSVYDLILEEGLLTKDKLDEILSPERMIKPRKFVEA, encoded by the coding sequence ATTATAATGATTACAAGAAGAGAACACGATCTTATTGGGTACAAAGATGTACCAAAAGATGCCTATTATGGTATTCAAACCTTGCGTGCAATAGAAAACTTTAACATTTGTGGTGTAAAGTTAAGCTCTTATCCTAAGTTTATTAAAGCTTTGACTATGGTGAAGTGGGCTGCGGCAAAGGCAAATAATGAACTGGGTTTACTTTCTTCGGAGTTAACTGATGCAATTACAAAATCTTGCGAGGAATTAATAGATGGTAAGTTTCATGATCAATTTCCTGTTGATATGATTCAGGGAGGAGCAGGAACGTCAACCAATATGAATGTTAATGAAGTAATTGCCAACAGAGCATTGGAAAAATTGGGTTATGATAAAGGGGAGTACGATTACTGTCATCCAAATAATCATGTGAATTTATCGCAGTCTACAAACGATGCTTATCCAACAGGAATTAAAATAGGTTTGATTTTGATGAATGAGGATTTGATAGAAAGTCTGAAAAAATTGATTGCTTCATTTCGTGCAAAGGGAGTTGAGTTTAATGATGTTTTAAAAATGGGACGTACTCAGCTTCAGGATGCTGTGCCTATGACTTTGGGACAGGAGTTTGAAGCTTGGGCAGCTAATTTGGAAGAGGAAATTGAGAGGTTGAATCAGAATGCCAAATTGTTTCTTGAGGTTAATATGGGAGCCACTGCAATTGGAACAGGTATCAACTCAGAACCTGAATATTCAGGAAAATGTGTGAGCCAATTGTGTGAAATTTCAGGATTGAATATTGTTTTGGCAGGAAATTTAATTGAAGCAACGCCAGATACAGGATCGTACGTAATGTACTCATCGGCTGTAAAGCGATTGGCGATTAAGTTATCTAAAATATGTAATGACTTACGTTTGCTTTCGTCTGGACCTCGTTGCGGGTTCAATGAAATTAATCTTCCTAAAATGCAGCCTGGTTCTTCTATTATGCCGGGAAAAGTAAATCCTGTTATTCCTGAAGTTGTTAATCAGGTAGCTTATAAGGTAATTGGGAATGATTTGACAGTGACATTCGCTGCAGAAGCTGGGCAATTGCAATTGAATGTAATGGAACCGGTAATTGTTCGTTCTCTTTTCGAGTCGATGGAGATGCTGATAAACGGGATGGATACTTTAAAAGAACGATGCATTGATGGTATTACGGCTAATGTTGAGCATTGTAAAGAGATGGTTTTGAATAGTATCGGAATCGTTACTGCTGTAAATCCGACATTAGGTTACGAGGCGTCTTCACGAATTGCGAAACGTGCCCTAAGCGAAAACAGAAGTGTTTATGATTTAATTCTTGAAGAAGGATTATTGACAAAAGATAAACTAGACGAAATTCTTTCTCCGGAAAGGATGATTAAGCCTCGGAAATTTGTAGAAGCTTAA
- a CDS encoding DUF4494 domain-containing protein — protein sequence MMTNNWFECKVKYVKIDEASGKERKVSEPYLVDAVSFTEAEARIHKELEQMISGDFNVTNISKSNVTELYPNENGDRWFKAKVSFVDVDEASGKEKKATQYMLTQASNVKQAYEFLEECLSTMIVPYEIPAISESPLMDVFPYFSGELNEEIPAHLKPIAEMETNGDEFE from the coding sequence ATGATGACAAATAATTGGTTCGAGTGCAAAGTAAAATATGTGAAAATTGATGAAGCATCTGGCAAGGAAAGAAAGGTGTCTGAGCCATATTTGGTAGATGCAGTGTCTTTTACTGAGGCAGAAGCAAGGATTCACAAAGAATTGGAACAAATGATTAGCGGAGATTTTAACGTTACAAACATCAGTAAATCGAATGTTACAGAATTGTATCCAAACGAGAATGGTGATCGCTGGTTTAAGGCGAAGGTTTCTTTTGTAGATGTTGATGAAGCTTCTGGGAAAGAGAAAAAAGCGACTCAGTATATGCTCACTCAGGCCAGTAATGTAAAACAAGCATACGAGTTTTTGGAAGAGTGTTTAAGCACTATGATTGTACCGTATGAAATTCCTGCAATTTCAGAAAGTCCATTAATGGATGTATTCCCATATTTTAGCGGCGAACTTAATGAAGAGATTCCTGCACATTTAAAACCGATTGCAGAAATGGAAACAAATGGTGACGAATTTGAATAG
- a CDS encoding START-like domain-containing protein, which produces MQQFELEYVLHASPKVIYDRLSSASGLSEWFADDVNQKGKIFTFIWEGSEQQAELIQKKDNRLIRFHWLDSEDDESFFEFKIEIDALTNDLSLIITDYAEEDEVEEGIELWDSQISELKQVLGI; this is translated from the coding sequence ATGCAACAATTTGAACTCGAATATGTGCTCCATGCCTCACCAAAAGTAATTTACGATAGATTAAGCAGTGCCAGTGGATTATCAGAATGGTTTGCTGATGATGTTAATCAGAAAGGAAAAATTTTTACTTTTATTTGGGAAGGCTCCGAACAACAAGCAGAATTAATTCAAAAAAAAGACAATCGCCTGATTCGTTTTCATTGGCTGGACAGCGAAGACGATGAAAGTTTCTTCGAATTCAAGATTGAAATAGATGCTCTAACCAACGATTTATCCTTAATTATCACTGATTACGCCGAAGAAGATGAAGTTGAAGAGGGAATTGAATTATGGGATTCACAGATTTCAGAACTAAAACAAGTTTTGGGTATCTAA
- a CDS encoding LptF/LptG family permease, translating into MKRLHSFILKSFLGPLAFTFFICMFVLLMQFLWRYIDELVGKGLDWTVIAEFLFYVSATLVPMALPLAILLASIMTFGNMGENYELIAMKAAGISLQRIMKPLTILIIIISLGAFYFSNNIMPIASLKTTTLLRDIKRQNPELILKEGIFTNDLPKFSVKVGKIDKNTGMMYDLLIYDHRENLGNTDVTVADSGTMVTSADKLTMNLTLYSGNIYQEVKQKPRNRNKNHPSRRIKFRVFKQNISLPGTDLKRTDENVYKTSYRMLNLGQLINQEDSLELNLKKDKDNFTKNLLARHYFQKEPKSLLKDSIKSILITEKIKDADSLFNKLSPSKKLTTISYALNKSRKARENISRKDGEFSGQIKWIRKYTNEWHRKFTLPFACFIFFFIGAPLGAIIRKGGLGLPVIISILFFIIYYIISMTAERFSKELVLEPVWGMWMSSFIVLPLGIILTYKATTDSTVFNIENYIDFFKKINPLNFFKKKHV; encoded by the coding sequence ATGAAAAGATTGCATTCATTTATTTTAAAAAGCTTTTTAGGGCCTCTGGCATTTACCTTTTTTATCTGCATGTTTGTTTTACTCATGCAATTTTTATGGCGTTACATAGATGAATTGGTAGGAAAAGGCCTTGACTGGACTGTTATTGCAGAATTTCTATTTTATGTTTCGGCGACTTTAGTCCCAATGGCACTTCCTTTAGCTATTTTATTAGCCTCCATAATGACCTTCGGGAATATGGGTGAGAATTACGAACTTATAGCAATGAAAGCGGCAGGAATATCCTTGCAAAGGATTATGAAACCATTAACTATCCTAATTATCATAATTAGTTTAGGTGCGTTTTATTTCTCCAACAACATAATGCCCATTGCTTCCCTTAAAACAACAACCTTACTTCGTGATATCAAAAGACAAAACCCTGAATTAATTCTTAAAGAGGGAATTTTTACCAACGACTTACCAAAATTTAGTGTTAAAGTTGGCAAAATAGATAAAAATACGGGAATGATGTATGATCTTTTGATTTATGATCATCGTGAAAATCTAGGCAATACAGATGTAACTGTAGCCGATTCGGGGACTATGGTAACTTCAGCTGACAAGCTAACTATGAATCTTACGCTTTATAGTGGTAATATTTATCAGGAAGTAAAACAAAAACCCCGAAACAGAAACAAAAATCATCCGTCCCGAAGAATAAAATTCAGAGTATTTAAGCAAAATATTTCGTTGCCGGGTACAGATTTAAAGAGAACTGACGAAAATGTTTACAAAACCAGTTATAGAATGCTGAATTTGGGACAATTGATAAATCAGGAAGACTCCCTTGAGCTTAACCTAAAAAAAGATAAAGATAACTTTACTAAAAATTTGCTTGCCAGGCATTATTTTCAAAAAGAACCTAAGAGCCTGTTAAAAGACTCAATTAAATCGATCTTAATTACAGAAAAGATAAAAGATGCTGACTCTTTGTTCAATAAACTTTCCCCATCAAAAAAACTTACTACAATTAGTTATGCTTTAAACAAAAGCAGAAAGGCCCGTGAAAATATTTCCAGAAAAGATGGCGAATTTTCCGGCCAAATTAAATGGATCAGAAAATACACCAACGAATGGCATCGTAAATTCACATTGCCTTTTGCCTGCTTTATCTTTTTCTTTATTGGAGCACCTCTTGGAGCCATTATCCGCAAAGGAGGATTGGGTCTGCCGGTAATCATCTCCATTTTGTTTTTTATTATTTACTATATCATTTCGATGACAGCAGAACGCTTTTCAAAAGAGTTGGTTCTTGAGCCGGTTTGGGGCATGTGGATGTCTTCATTTATCGTGTTGCCTTTGGGAATAATTTTGACTTATAAAGCGACAACCGACTCTACTGTATTCAATATTGAGAATTATATTGATTTCTTTAAGAAAATCAATCCTTTGAATTTTTTCAAGAAAAAACATGTATAA
- a CDS encoding nuclear transport factor 2 family protein, producing MYKLFIILGLLFILISNSCTTSVLPQNKEVDEFINKWHKAAAEAELTSYFDMMSENAIYIGTDAGERWTKKEFFTFCEPHFLKGKTWDFKPFDRQIYFSDDNKTIWFDELLNTWMGVCRGSGVIVLENGELKISHYHLSVTIKNEKMNEFLLINQE from the coding sequence ATGTATAAACTATTCATCATTTTAGGATTACTTTTTATTCTTATATCGAATTCGTGTACCACATCAGTGCTGCCTCAGAATAAGGAAGTAGATGAATTCATTAATAAATGGCACAAAGCTGCAGCTGAGGCAGAATTAACATCCTATTTTGATATGATGAGTGAAAATGCCATTTATATTGGCACAGATGCAGGCGAACGCTGGACTAAAAAAGAATTTTTCACATTCTGCGAACCACACTTTTTAAAAGGAAAAACCTGGGATTTTAAACCTTTCGACCGACAAATATATTTCTCCGACGATAACAAAACCATCTGGTTTGATGAATTACTAAATACATGGATGGGCGTTTGTCGGGGATCAGGCGTAATTGTTCTTGAAAATGGAGAACTTAAAATTTCACATTATCATCTGTCAGTCACTATTAAGAATGAAAAGATGAACGAATTTTTACTAATCAATCAAGAATAG
- a CDS encoding DUF5522 domain-containing protein: protein MFDDLKPDIDYTMSPDGYRILSKKYLTERGYCCGNGCKNCPYFPKHNKGNRTLKE from the coding sequence ATGTTCGACGACTTAAAACCAGATATAGATTATACAATGAGTCCGGATGGATATCGGATACTTTCTAAAAAGTATTTGACAGAGAGAGGATATTGCTGTGGAAACGGATGCAAAAACTGCCCCTATTTTCCAAAACACAACAAAGGAAACAGAACATTAAAAGAGTAA
- the fmt gene encoding methionyl-tRNA formyltransferase produces the protein MNKLRIVYMGTPEFAVAPLEALLNAGCNVVGVITNPDKPAGRGQQIQEAAVKKFAVEKGLKILQPEKFRNEEFLQELKALKADLQVVVAFKMLPEMVWNMPKYGTLNLHASLLPQYRGAAPINWAIINGDKETGVSTFLLQHKIDTGNILFQEKISIGDNDNVEVIHDKLMTVGSELVVKTVHAIETGEYPQIPQESLSDEVITLKSAPKIFKEDCKIDWTKDLDSIHNLIRGLSPYPASWTELIPNETGKAIGLKVFTTEKEKTNHSEEIGRIVTDGKSYLKVAVKGGFISIKMLQQAGKKRMKTEDFLRGFQQIKNYHL, from the coding sequence ATGAATAAACTTCGAATTGTATACATGGGGACACCCGAATTTGCCGTTGCTCCTCTTGAAGCCTTACTAAATGCAGGATGCAATGTTGTCGGTGTAATTACAAACCCTGACAAACCTGCCGGCAGAGGTCAACAAATTCAGGAAGCTGCGGTTAAAAAATTCGCAGTAGAAAAAGGACTGAAAATCCTTCAGCCAGAGAAATTTCGAAATGAAGAATTTCTGCAGGAATTAAAAGCCTTAAAAGCTGACCTTCAAGTGGTGGTTGCATTTAAAATGCTTCCTGAAATGGTGTGGAACATGCCAAAATACGGAACGTTAAACCTTCACGCATCACTTCTTCCTCAGTACAGAGGTGCTGCTCCAATCAATTGGGCTATCATCAATGGAGATAAAGAAACTGGTGTTTCAACCTTTCTGCTTCAGCATAAAATTGACACTGGTAACATCCTGTTTCAGGAAAAAATTTCGATTGGAGATAATGATAACGTAGAAGTTATTCATGATAAATTAATGACTGTTGGTTCTGAATTGGTTGTTAAAACCGTTCATGCTATAGAAACCGGAGAATATCCTCAAATTCCTCAGGAAAGTTTATCCGATGAAGTAATTACATTAAAATCGGCACCAAAAATTTTCAAAGAAGATTGTAAAATAGATTGGACTAAAGATTTAGACTCAATCCATAACTTGATTCGTGGCTTAAGTCCTTACCCGGCTTCATGGACCGAGTTAATTCCTAATGAAACAGGAAAAGCAATTGGACTTAAAGTTTTCACAACAGAAAAAGAAAAAACAAATCACAGTGAAGAAATTGGCCGTATCGTTACCGATGGCAAATCCTATTTAAAGGTAGCTGTAAAAGGAGGTTTCATTTCCATCAAAATGCTTCAGCAAGCTGGCAAAAAACGGATGAAAACTGAAGATTTTCTCCGAGGATTTCAACAAATAAAGAACTATCATTTATAA
- a CDS encoding long-chain fatty acid--CoA ligase, with the protein MVTRIFDLLENYRKNFPDKRDAFAKKEKDEWIPFSTEQYLTYSDYISYALLENGIKKNDCVITITNNRPEWNFVDMGLAQIGAVHVPLYPTINTKSYDYIILQCRPIAIFVADHVLYEKIAPLLNNHPSIKFVYSFEKIKSVTHWSTLLERGEKAENIMQKKLLAIKDSIQPDDLVTIIYTSGTTGNPKGVMLSHNNFISNVLASAASLNLNSSHKTLSFLPINHVYERMVNYQYQYKGISIYYAESMDTIGDNLRELKPHGFATVPRVLEKVYDKIMAKGKSLPFFKKTIFLWAVNLGQRYELNRANGWWYEFKLKIARKLVFNKWQEALGGNIKFMCSGGAPLQVRLERLFWAAGIPVQEGYGLTETSPIISANQNCYPDVKFGTVGPVLKGVEVKIAEDGEILVRGPNVMLGYYKNPELTKEVLDEDAWFHTGDIGCWEDSRFLKITDRKKEMFKTSGGIYIAPQEIENKLKESPFIDQSIVCGEFKRFPSVIISPDFVFLKEYCRRKRIPFESADQIIYNQKIQVRFWKEIQKMNDNLDRPKKIKSFRLVADVWSPETGELSPTLKLKRTVLKNKYQLIIEEIYS; encoded by the coding sequence ATGGTAACGCGCATTTTTGATTTACTAGAAAATTACAGGAAAAACTTTCCGGACAAAAGAGATGCCTTTGCCAAAAAGGAAAAAGACGAATGGATACCGTTTTCAACTGAGCAATACCTTACATATTCGGATTATATAAGCTATGCTCTGCTGGAAAATGGAATTAAAAAGAATGATTGCGTTATTACAATAACCAATAACAGACCAGAATGGAATTTTGTTGATATGGGTCTGGCACAAATTGGTGCTGTTCATGTACCATTATATCCAACAATAAACACCAAAAGTTATGATTATATTATTCTGCAATGTCGGCCTATAGCCATTTTTGTAGCTGATCATGTTTTATATGAAAAAATTGCACCTCTTCTAAACAATCATCCATCAATAAAATTTGTGTATTCATTTGAAAAAATAAAATCGGTGACTCACTGGAGTACTCTGCTGGAAAGAGGCGAAAAGGCTGAAAACATAATGCAAAAAAAGCTGCTGGCAATAAAAGATAGCATTCAACCAGATGATTTAGTAACCATCATTTATACATCCGGAACTACAGGAAATCCTAAAGGTGTTATGCTTTCTCACAACAATTTCATAAGCAATGTTTTGGCATCTGCTGCCAGCTTAAATTTAAATTCATCTCACAAAACCTTGAGTTTCCTACCAATTAATCATGTTTACGAACGAATGGTAAATTACCAATACCAATACAAAGGAATTAGCATTTACTACGCCGAAAGTATGGATACTATTGGTGACAATTTGCGCGAACTAAAGCCTCATGGTTTTGCTACTGTTCCTCGTGTACTCGAAAAAGTATATGATAAAATCATGGCAAAAGGAAAAAGCTTACCATTTTTCAAGAAAACAATTTTCTTGTGGGCTGTTAATCTGGGACAAAGATATGAGTTGAACCGAGCCAATGGCTGGTGGTATGAATTCAAATTAAAAATAGCCCGCAAACTGGTTTTTAACAAGTGGCAGGAAGCCTTAGGTGGAAATATCAAATTCATGTGCTCCGGAGGTGCCCCATTACAAGTTCGTTTAGAGCGGCTTTTTTGGGCTGCGGGAATTCCTGTTCAAGAAGGATATGGACTGACAGAAACATCACCCATTATCTCTGCAAATCAAAATTGTTATCCGGATGTAAAATTCGGTACCGTTGGACCAGTATTAAAAGGTGTAGAAGTTAAAATTGCTGAAGATGGTGAGATTTTGGTTCGCGGGCCAAACGTAATGCTTGGCTATTACAAAAATCCAGAATTGACAAAGGAAGTTCTCGACGAAGATGCTTGGTTTCATACGGGAGATATTGGTTGTTGGGAAGATAGTCGTTTTTTAAAAATCACCGATCGAAAAAAGGAAATGTTCAAGACATCGGGAGGAATATATATTGCTCCTCAGGAAATTGAAAACAAACTTAAAGAATCTCCTTTTATTGATCAAAGTATTGTTTGTGGTGAATTTAAAAGATTCCCTTCAGTAATCATTTCTCCCGACTTTGTATTTCTAAAAGAATATTGCAGACGCAAAAGAATCCCATTTGAGAGTGCTGATCAAATCATTTACAATCAAAAGATTCAAGTTCGTTTCTGGAAAGAAATTCAAAAAATGAATGACAACCTGGATCGTCCTAAAAAAATTAAAAGTTTCAGATTGGTTGCTGATGTTTGGTCTCCTGAAACAGGAGAACTCTCACCTACTCTAAAACTAAAACGTACCGTTTTAAAAAATAAATATCAATTAATAATTGAAGAAATTTATTCCTAA
- a CDS encoding 3-hydroxyacyl-CoA dehydrogenase/enoyl-CoA hydratase family protein, translating into MHRKIRKVAVLGAGVMGAQIACHFANIGVEVLLLDMPPKELNTDEEKAGFSLNHPKVRNRIVNQMLAKTIKMTPAPLYLKSFAKRILTGNFEDDLYRIEDCDWVIEVIIENLEIKQKLYARIEEYRKPASLITSNTSGIPIGMLLEGRSDDFKQSFCGTHFFNPPRYLKLLEIIPSKYTSQEVIDFLTEFGERHLGKSVVICKDTPAFIANRIGVYSMMSVFHLMKEFDLSVEEIDKLTGPIIGRPKSATFRTCDVVGLDTLILVAQNLKKALVHDESKDVFEIPDFIQKLMENQWLGSKTGQGFYKKIKNEDGISEILSLNLSNFEYQTKQQIKFAEFETAKAIPHLKNRFKLLLKGEGKVSQFYRKLFLGLFAYVSNRIPETADEIYKIDDAICTGFAWEMGPFEIWDALGWKKTIPLMEELGYKPADWIYRMAENDLPFYQLKDGNKQFFEIGSQSYKTITGTEELVVLNNLRPTNSIWSNEGCSIIDLGDGIINLEFHTKMNTIGSEIIQGINKAIELAETEYKALIISNEGENFSAGANIGLVFMLAIEQELEELDLVVRTFQNTMLKLKYASVPVIAASHGMTLGGGCEVCMHCDKVIAHAETYMGLVELGVGVIPAGGGTKEFACRLSKEMVADDIRTNRFRDKFLTIGQAKVSTSGYEAFELGYLRKDADEVIVSRKHQLLYAKKTALLMCEKGYTPPLPTKDILVLGSEGLALVYSGADGMEVGNYISEYDKYLSIELGKVLSGGELSEPTEVSENYMLNLERIAFVKLCQQKKTMERMQSLLQKGTILRN; encoded by the coding sequence ATGCATCGTAAAATAAGGAAAGTTGCCGTTTTGGGAGCCGGTGTTATGGGTGCCCAAATTGCTTGTCATTTTGCAAATATTGGTGTAGAAGTTCTTTTGTTGGACATGCCTCCAAAAGAATTAAATACTGATGAAGAAAAGGCAGGTTTCTCTCTTAACCATCCTAAAGTGAGAAATAGAATTGTAAACCAAATGCTTGCCAAAACAATTAAAATGACCCCAGCCCCTTTGTATCTGAAGAGTTTTGCAAAGCGGATTTTGACGGGAAATTTTGAAGATGATCTTTATCGTATCGAAGATTGTGATTGGGTTATAGAAGTAATCATCGAAAATTTAGAAATCAAACAAAAATTATATGCCCGCATTGAGGAATATAGAAAACCAGCTTCTTTAATTACAAGCAACACATCAGGAATACCAATTGGAATGCTCTTGGAAGGTAGATCGGATGATTTTAAACAATCGTTCTGCGGCACACATTTTTTTAACCCGCCAAGATATTTAAAACTTTTAGAGATTATACCTTCAAAATACACATCACAGGAAGTAATTGATTTCCTCACTGAATTTGGAGAAAGACACTTGGGCAAATCAGTTGTGATTTGTAAAGATACACCTGCCTTTATTGCCAACAGAATTGGAGTGTATTCCATGATGTCGGTCTTTCATCTGATGAAAGAATTCGACCTTTCGGTGGAAGAAATAGATAAATTGACCGGCCCGATTATCGGAAGACCAAAATCTGCCACATTCCGAACCTGCGATGTTGTTGGTTTGGATACTTTAATACTTGTAGCTCAAAATCTGAAGAAAGCACTTGTTCATGATGAATCAAAAGATGTTTTTGAGATTCCTGACTTCATTCAAAAATTAATGGAAAACCAATGGCTGGGATCAAAAACAGGACAAGGTTTTTATAAAAAGATTAAAAATGAAGATGGAATTAGTGAAATCCTTAGTCTAAACCTATCCAACTTTGAATATCAAACCAAACAACAAATAAAATTTGCAGAATTTGAAACAGCCAAAGCCATTCCTCATCTCAAAAACCGATTTAAATTGCTGTTAAAAGGAGAAGGGAAAGTCAGTCAATTCTACCGCAAATTATTTTTGGGCTTATTTGCCTATGTATCGAACCGAATCCCCGAAACAGCAGATGAAATTTACAAAATAGATGACGCCATATGTACCGGTTTTGCTTGGGAAATGGGGCCATTCGAAATTTGGGATGCTCTGGGATGGAAAAAAACCATTCCCTTGATGGAAGAATTGGGATACAAACCTGCAGATTGGATTTACAGAATGGCTGAGAATGACTTGCCATTTTATCAACTGAAAGATGGCAACAAGCAATTCTTTGAGATTGGCTCTCAGTCTTACAAAACTATTACGGGAACGGAAGAATTGGTAGTACTCAACAATCTTCGCCCTACTAACAGTATCTGGAGCAATGAAGGATGCAGCATTATCGATTTGGGTGATGGCATAATTAATCTGGAATTTCACACCAAGATGAATACCATTGGCAGTGAAATTATTCAGGGAATTAACAAAGCCATTGAGCTGGCCGAAACGGAATACAAAGCGCTCATTATTTCCAACGAAGGAGAAAATTTCTCGGCAGGAGCAAATATCGGCCTGGTATTTATGCTTGCAATCGAACAGGAGCTTGAAGAACTGGACCTAGTTGTTAGAACCTTTCAAAATACCATGCTGAAACTAAAATATGCATCGGTTCCGGTGATTGCGGCTTCACATGGAATGACTCTTGGCGGCGGATGCGAGGTTTGCATGCACTGCGATAAGGTAATTGCCCATGCCGAAACCTATATGGGATTGGTTGAATTGGGCGTAGGCGTAATTCCTGCTGGTGGTGGCACTAAAGAATTTGCCTGTCGCCTGTCGAAAGAAATGGTTGCAGACGATATCAGAACCAACCGATTCAGGGATAAATTCTTGACTATCGGACAAGCAAAAGTATCAACATCAGGCTATGAGGCCTTCGAATTGGGATATCTGCGAAAAGACGCAGATGAAGTAATTGTCAGCAGAAAACATCAATTACTTTACGCTAAAAAAACAGCTTTATTAATGTGCGAAAAAGGCTACACTCCTCCCCTGCCAACCAAAGATATTTTAGTGTTAGGCTCTGAAGGACTGGCTTTGGTTTATTCTGGAGCAGACGGTATGGAGGTTGGCAATTACATTTCGGAGTACGATAAATATCTATCCATTGAACTTGGAAAAGTATTGAGTGGAGGAGAACTGAGTGAACCAACAGAAGTTTCTGAGAACTATATGCTAAATCTGGAACGCATTGCTTTCGTAAAACTATGCCAGCAAAAGAAAACCATGGAACGAATGCAAAGTCTCTTGCAAAAAGGCACAATTCTTCGAAACTAA